From a single Okeanomitos corallinicola TIOX110 genomic region:
- a CDS encoding F0F1 ATP synthase subunit gamma, whose translation MPNLKAIRDRIQSVKNTKKITEAMRLVAAARVRRAQEQVIATRPFADRLAQVLFGLQTRLRFEDVDLPLLKKREVKSVGLLVVSGDRGLCGGYNSNVIRRAENRAKELQAEGLDVTLVVVGRKANQYFQRRGYKIDKSYTGLEQIPTAAEATDVADELLSLFLSEKVDRIELVYTRFVSLVSSRPVVQTLLPLDTQGLEAADDEIFRLTSRGGQFQVEREKVSSTVQPLPRDMIFEQDPVQILDSLLPLYLSNQLLRALQESAASELAARMTAMSNASENAGELIKTLSLSYNKARQAAITQELLEVVGGAEALT comes from the coding sequence ATGCCTAATCTCAAAGCAATACGCGATCGCATTCAGTCGGTCAAAAATACCAAAAAAATTACTGAAGCTATGCGGTTAGTGGCAGCAGCACGAGTACGCCGCGCCCAAGAACAGGTAATTGCTACCCGTCCCTTTGCTGACCGTTTAGCTCAAGTATTATTTGGTCTACAAACTCGTTTACGGTTTGAAGATGTAGACCTACCATTACTGAAAAAACGGGAAGTTAAATCTGTCGGTTTATTGGTAGTTTCCGGTGATAGAGGACTGTGTGGCGGTTACAATTCTAACGTCATCCGTCGTGCAGAAAACCGCGCCAAGGAACTCCAAGCCGAAGGTTTAGATGTCACCTTAGTAGTAGTTGGTCGTAAAGCTAACCAATACTTCCAACGTCGTGGTTACAAAATTGATAAAAGCTACACTGGTTTAGAACAAATTCCTACCGCTGCGGAAGCTACTGATGTTGCAGATGAACTACTATCCTTGTTTTTATCTGAAAAGGTAGACCGGATTGAGTTAGTTTATACTCGCTTCGTGTCCTTGGTTAGTTCTCGTCCAGTGGTACAAACCTTGCTACCTTTGGATACCCAAGGTTTGGAAGCCGCAGATGATGAAATTTTCCGCTTAACTAGCCGTGGTGGTCAGTTCCAAGTGGAACGGGAAAAGGTAAGTAGTACAGTTCAGCCTTTACCCCGTGACATGATCTTTGAACAAGATCCTGTACAAATTTTAGATTCTTTGTTGCCTTTATATCTGAGTAATCAGTTATTAAGAGCATTACAAGAATCAGCAGCTAGTGAACTAGCAGCACGGATGACAGCAATGAGTAATGCCAGTGAGAATGCTGGTGAGTTGATTAAAACTCTGTCATTGTCTTACAACAAAGCTCGTCAAGCTGCAATTACTCAGGAACTTCTGGAAGTTGTTGGTGGTGCGGAAGCGCTTACTTAA
- a CDS encoding aspartate carbamoyltransferase catalytic subunit, which translates to MPTNTWNRHHILSLADFTNTEYNAVLQTAASFQEVLSRRTKKVPTLQGQVVANLFFEPSTRTRSSFEIAAKRLSADTLNFAASTSSMTKGETILDTAKTYLAMGTDIMVIRHKEAGVPQAIAQEMDRLGEKVSVLNAGDGQHEHPSQGLLDLFTICSLIDPLKPKIELLQGKKIAIVGDILHSRVARSNIWSLIASGAEVHLAAPPTLLPKFFAEYLGLTTPENFQDQKLFTHWRLEPALINADFVMTLRLQKERMTAHLLPSLREYHQLFGITRDKLKLCKPNVKVLHPGPVNRGVEISSDLMDDPEFSLIQDQVTSGVAVRMALLYFIGGGKG; encoded by the coding sequence ATGCCTACTAATACTTGGAATCGTCATCATATCCTTTCCTTAGCTGACTTTACCAACACTGAATATAATGCAGTGTTGCAAACAGCAGCATCATTTCAAGAGGTGCTATCTCGGAGAACTAAGAAAGTACCCACATTGCAAGGACAGGTAGTAGCAAATTTATTTTTTGAACCTTCTACCCGTACCCGCAGTAGTTTTGAAATAGCTGCAAAAAGATTAAGTGCAGATACATTGAATTTTGCAGCTTCCACATCTTCCATGACCAAAGGAGAGACAATTTTAGACACTGCTAAAACCTATTTAGCAATGGGTACAGATATTATGGTCATTCGTCATAAAGAAGCAGGAGTACCCCAGGCGATCGCCCAAGAAATGGATCGTTTAGGGGAAAAAGTCAGCGTCTTAAATGCCGGTGATGGACAACATGAACACCCATCTCAAGGACTATTAGATTTATTCACAATTTGCAGTTTAATTGATCCTCTAAAACCCAAAATTGAATTATTACAAGGTAAAAAAATAGCTATTGTTGGTGATATTTTACATTCCCGTGTCGCCCGTTCTAATATTTGGAGTTTAATCGCTAGTGGTGCAGAAGTTCATCTAGCAGCACCCCCTACATTACTACCTAAATTTTTTGCTGAATATTTAGGATTAACCACACCAGAAAACTTTCAAGACCAAAAATTATTTACCCATTGGCGACTAGAACCAGCGTTAATAAATGCCGATTTTGTCATGACATTGCGTTTACAAAAAGAACGCATGACAGCCCATTTGTTACCCAGTTTAAGGGAATATCATCAACTATTTGGCATTACCAGAGATAAACTCAAACTGTGTAAACCTAATGTTAAAGTTTTGCATCCAGGTCCAGTTAACAGAGGTGTAGAAATTAGTTCTGACTTAATGGATGATCCTGAATTTAGTTTAATTCAAGATCAAGTGACTAGCGGTGTAGCAGTACGGATGGCATTATTATATTTTATTGGTGGTGGAAAAGGTTAA
- a CDS encoding PIN domain-containing protein, with product MIITTNNKDIENKVIVDTSIWSLALRHDKKLDNSIYVDLLQDLITNNQIVLLGAVRQEILTDIRHKNQYNHLKNSLRVFPNFQLDIEDYEMAAEFYNICRNKGIQGANTDFLICAVAVRRSYSILTTDKDFNNFSLYIPITLVEITS from the coding sequence ATGATTATAACTACAAACAACAAAGATATAGAAAATAAAGTTATAGTTGATACATCTATTTGGTCTTTAGCATTGAGGCATGATAAAAAGTTAGACAATTCAATCTATGTAGACCTTTTACAAGACTTAATAACTAATAATCAAATTGTTTTATTGGGTGCTGTAAGACAAGAAATACTTACTGATATTCGTCATAAAAATCAATATAATCATTTGAAAAATTCCCTGCGTGTATTTCCTAATTTTCAATTAGATATTGAAGACTATGAAATGGCGGCTGAATTTTATAATATCTGTCGCAATAAAGGTATTCAAGGAGCAAATACTGATTTTCTTATTTGTGCAGTAGCAGTGCGGAGGAGTTATAGCATTCTGACAACAGATAAAGATTTTAATAACTTTAGTCTGTATATTCCCATCACATTGGTAGAAATTACATCTTAG
- the atpA gene encoding F0F1 ATP synthase subunit alpha, protein MSISIRPDEISSIIQQQIEQYDQDVKVANVGTVLQVGDGIARIYGLEKVMAGELVEFEDGTVGIAQNLEEDNVGVVLMGQGRDIQEGSTVTATGKIAQVAVGDALVGRVVDALGRAIDGKGEIKSTESRLIESSAPGIIARRSVHEPMQTGITAIDSMIPVGRGQRELIIGDRQTGKTAIAIDTIINQKGEDVVCVYVAIGQKASTVANVVQTLQEKGAMDYTVVVAANASDPATLQFLAPYTGASIAEYFMYKGKATLIIYDDLSKQAQAYRQMSLLLRRPPGREAYPGDVFYIHSRLLERAAKLSDELGKGSMTALPIIETQAGDVSAYIPTNVISITDGQIFLSSDLFNSGIRPAVNPGISVSRVGSAAQTKAMKKVAGKIKLELAQFDDLQAFAQFASDLDKATQDQLARGVRLRELLKQPQNDPLSVAEQVAILYAGINGYLDDLAVNQVTSFVRGLRDELKSGSNSYFQAVTSSKVLGEAEETALKETLAEYKKTFLATA, encoded by the coding sequence ATGAGCATTTCAATTAGACCTGACGAAATCAGCAGCATTATCCAACAACAAATCGAGCAATACGACCAAGATGTCAAAGTTGCTAATGTTGGTACTGTACTACAAGTTGGTGATGGTATTGCCCGGATTTATGGCTTAGAAAAAGTCATGGCTGGGGAACTTGTAGAGTTTGAAGATGGCACTGTTGGTATCGCCCAAAACTTAGAAGAAGACAACGTTGGTGTGGTATTGATGGGTCAAGGCCGCGATATTCAAGAAGGTAGCACCGTTACAGCAACTGGCAAAATTGCTCAAGTAGCTGTAGGTGATGCTTTAGTTGGTCGGGTTGTGGACGCTTTAGGTCGTGCCATTGATGGTAAGGGTGAAATCAAAAGTACCGAGAGTCGTTTGATTGAATCCTCAGCACCTGGTATCATTGCGCGTCGTTCTGTACACGAACCAATGCAAACCGGTATCACCGCGATTGACTCCATGATTCCCGTTGGTCGGGGTCAGCGGGAGTTGATTATTGGTGACCGTCAAACTGGTAAAACCGCGATCGCAATTGATACCATCATCAACCAAAAAGGTGAAGATGTAGTTTGCGTTTACGTTGCTATCGGTCAAAAAGCTTCCACCGTTGCTAACGTAGTCCAAACTTTACAAGAAAAAGGCGCGATGGACTACACCGTAGTTGTAGCCGCTAACGCCAGTGACCCTGCCACCTTACAATTCCTCGCTCCCTACACAGGCGCTAGTATTGCTGAGTATTTCATGTACAAAGGCAAAGCGACCTTAATCATTTATGATGACCTTTCTAAGCAAGCTCAGGCTTATCGCCAAATGTCCTTGCTCCTACGTCGTCCACCCGGTCGGGAAGCTTACCCTGGAGACGTATTCTACATCCACTCCCGCTTGTTAGAACGTGCTGCTAAACTCAGCGATGAACTAGGTAAAGGTAGTATGACTGCCCTACCTATCATTGAAACCCAAGCTGGTGACGTATCCGCATACATTCCTACCAACGTAATTTCCATTACCGACGGTCAGATTTTCTTGTCTTCTGACTTGTTTAACTCTGGTATCCGTCCCGCTGTAAACCCCGGTATCTCCGTATCCCGTGTAGGTTCTGCGGCTCAAACCAAGGCAATGAAGAAAGTTGCCGGTAAGATTAAACTAGAATTGGCTCAGTTTGACGACTTACAAGCTTTCGCTCAATTTGCTTCTGACTTAGATAAGGCTACCCAAGACCAATTGGCAAGGGGTGTACGTCTACGGGAACTGTTGAAACAGCCCCAAAACGATCCTTTGTCTGTAGCTGAACAAGTAGCTATTCTCTACGCTGGTATTAACGGTTATTTAGATGATTTAGCTGTGAACCAAGTCACAAGCTTTGTGAGAGGCTTACGTGATGAACTCAAGAGTGGCAGTAACTCATACTTCCAAGCAGTAACCAGCAGCAAAGTTTTGGGAGAAGCAGAAGAAACAGCCCTCAAAGAAACTTTAGCTGAGTACAAAAAGACCTTTTTAGCTACAGCGTAA
- a CDS encoding Uma2 family endonuclease, translating into MTAITINLNPIVRFTDDQFYQLCRENPDVKFERNTKGELLIMSPTGGETGKRNSEINADFVIWNRKNKLGVCFDSSTCFKLPNGANRSPDFSWIKKERWDSLTTEEKTKFPPIAPDFVLELMSPTDSWPETQKKMQEYIANGVKLGWLINPKIRQVEIYRLGKTVEILTAPIELSGEDVLPGFVLNMSVVW; encoded by the coding sequence ATGACAGCTATCACCATTAACTTAAACCCTATTGTCAGATTTACCGACGATCAATTTTATCAACTATGCCGGGAAAATCCTGATGTGAAATTTGAAAGGAATACAAAGGGAGAACTATTAATCATGTCACCCACAGGAGGAGAAACTGGAAAACGTAATTCAGAAATTAATGCTGATTTTGTAATCTGGAATCGTAAAAATAAACTAGGAGTTTGTTTTGATTCTTCTACCTGTTTTAAATTACCTAATGGTGCAAATCGTTCTCCTGATTTTTCTTGGATAAAAAAAGAAAGATGGGATAGTTTAACAACAGAAGAAAAAACCAAATTTCCACCCATTGCACCTGATTTTGTTTTAGAATTAATGTCACCTACAGACAGCTGGCCAGAAACTCAAAAGAAAATGCAAGAATATATCGCCAATGGCGTAAAATTAGGTTGGTTAATTAATCCGAAAATACGACAAGTAGAAATTTATCGTTTAGGTAAAACAGTAGAAATATTAACCGCACCCATAGAATTATCAGGAGAAGATGTTTTACCAGGATTTGTTTTAAATATGTCCGTAGTTTGGTAA
- the atpH gene encoding ATP synthase F1 subunit delta translates to MKNNAATAEVAQPYAQALLSIAQSNNLTEEFGADARTLTNLISGSGELQSFLDNPFILPENKKNLLKQLLGEGVNPYLRNFLLLLVDRKRISFLEPILKQYLALLRQLNQTVLAEVTSAVALTEAQVQTVKEKVLAITKAREVEIETKIDTDLIGGVVIKVGSQVIDASLRGQLRRLSLRLTSN, encoded by the coding sequence ATGAAAAACAATGCAGCTACCGCTGAAGTAGCCCAGCCTTATGCACAGGCTTTATTATCCATCGCCCAGTCAAATAACTTGACAGAAGAATTTGGGGCAGATGCCAGAACTTTAACTAATTTGATTTCAGGTTCTGGGGAACTCCAAAGCTTTTTGGATAACCCTTTCATTTTGCCTGAAAACAAAAAGAATCTGCTCAAGCAGTTACTAGGTGAAGGTGTTAACCCCTATTTACGCAACTTTTTACTGCTTTTGGTGGATAGAAAAAGGATTTCTTTCCTAGAGCCAATTTTAAAGCAGTATTTAGCTTTATTACGGCAACTCAATCAGACCGTATTAGCTGAAGTTACTTCTGCGGTTGCTTTAACAGAAGCACAAGTGCAAACAGTTAAAGAGAAGGTACTTGCTATCACCAAAGCACGGGAAGTAGAAATAGAAACTAAAATAGACACTGATCTAATTGGTGGTGTAGTGATCAAAGTAGGTTCTCAAGTAATTGACGCAAGCTTACGAGGTCAACTGCGTCGCCTTTCTTTGCGCTTAACCAGTAATTAA
- a CDS encoding type II toxin-antitoxin system VapB family antitoxin, translating to MITNLEIDEKLIKEALELSGYSDQNALIAEALKQYIKNRKHQEIIELFGTIEYEDDYNYKQQRYRK from the coding sequence ATGATCACCAATTTAGAAATAGACGAAAAATTAATCAAAGAAGCACTAGAACTGAGTGGTTATAGTGATCAAAATGCTCTCATTGCAGAAGCTTTAAAACAGTATATAAAAAATCGAAAACACCAAGAAATTATAGAACTATTTGGTACAATTGAATATGAAGATGATTATAACTACAAACAACAAAGATATAGAAAATAA